A stretch of DNA from Cryptomeria japonica chromosome 4, Sugi_1.0, whole genome shotgun sequence:
ACATCCGAGCTGCGAGGTGCTTTTAAGGGTGAAAGCCCAGGAAGACGGCGGTGCTCGATGCCCATTAGGGGCGAAATACGGAGCCCTAGCTGATGAAGTCGGGCCTCTGCTTCAGGCGGCTCAGCGGGCGGGTCTGATAGTCGCCGGCGTTTCGTTTCATGTCGGCAGTGGTGCAGAGCACGCCAGGGCTTACACAGGCGCCATTAGCACCGTCAAGAATGTTTTCGAGACTGCATCAAGTTTAGGGCTTCCCAGGCTTCGAATTGTTAACATTGGGGGCGGTTTTACAGCAGGTCCGCGATTTACAGAGGCTTCTGCCGCCGTTCGAGGTGCCATGAATGCCTATTTCTCTGGCGAGTCGTCGGGAATTTCTGTTATTGCTGAGCCGGGGCGTTATTTTGCAGAGTCGGCGTTTTCTCTGGCGACCAACATTATTGGGAAGCGGGTGAGAGGAGACCTTAGGGAGTACTGGATCAATGATGGGATTTATGGCTCCATGAATTGTCTTCTTTATGATCACGCTGTTATAACTGCGCTGCCCCTGGCTTGCATGTCCCGCCGACTTAATCCTTCCTGTCATGGCCTGCCCAAGTATCGGTCGACTGTGTTTGGGCCGACTTGTGATGCTCTGGATACTGTTCTTACTGACCATTGGCTTCCTGAGCTTCAAGTGGGTGACTGGTTGGTTTTTCCTAACATGGGTGCTTATACTGCTGCTGCTGGCTCTAGCTTCAATGGGTTTTCAACTTCTGCTATATGCACTTATTGTGCAGTTTCTTATTACTAAGAGAGTTCAGCATTCACCAATCCTTTCTAACCTTTGAGACCAAGTGTACGAAGTAGTAGTGCCTGGTGGTAGGCTATCTCTTTGTTAGAACACTTGGTCGTATGTTTTTATTTGGCTTAATGCTATTAACAGCTTCTCATGTTTCTCAAGAGTTTTTGTTGTGTGTTTGGAAACCATCTTTTCCTTGTACTTTAAGCTTGTACTTTCTTTGTGTTTTTATGGTATCAATGGGGTTTGTAGATATTTTGAACCTTCTTTGTGTTTTTATGGTATCAATGGGATTTGCAGATATCCGTACTTCTATTCTTTAGTTTTCAAATGTCATATTTGAGTATCTTTACACTTATATCACAAGTTATTTCTTTGagattaaaaaattataaacatgTTTTTATATTGTTACAATTAAGCTTAATCTCTTATATTTATATGTTCATTTCATGTTTATGTGTGTCACAGTACTATCCATTAACGTCAGTTAAATTTTGATAAGAAAGATTGAAAGCTGAGTTAGAAAAACTATTTTAAGGATAATTAATTcacaatgttttggatcacatctCACGATGTACCAACACTCTGCTCTTCTCTAATTATCTCATCTTAATGATAGATCATGGCATTCTCAAAAGTTAAGCTCAAATCCATATATTTTTCtgtttttatttcagattttaacaTAT
This window harbors:
- the LOC131041000 gene encoding ornithine decarboxylase, which translates into the protein MTSEQMMKVAAESSPWSSLQRVVMGTARLRGQKVSTLRSRSQEAVNELMQSIIEREGGNEAFYVLDLGVVVDLWQKWQEALPGVRPFYAVKCNPEPVLLSSLATLGAGFDCASRAEIEAVLSLGVAPDRIVYANPCKAETQLKYAAKVGVNLTTFDSKEEVEKIRSSHPSCEVLLRVKAQEDGGARCPLGAKYGALADEVGPLLQAAQRAGLIVAGVSFHVGSGAEHARAYTGAISTVKNVFETASSLGLPRLRIVNIGGGFTAGPRFTEASAAVRGAMNAYFSGESSGISVIAEPGRYFAESAFSLATNIIGKRVRGDLREYWINDGIYGSMNCLLYDHAVITALPLACMSRRLNPSCHGLPKYRSTVFGPTCDALDTVLTDHWLPELQVGDWLVFPNMGAYTAAAGSSFNGFSTSAICTYCAVSYY